The following coding sequences lie in one Alicyclobacillus curvatus genomic window:
- a CDS encoding amino acid permease encodes MYKQALWIHPVVISIATIALAFALFNFGNVKRILVGRPMRTRELYQSHTKLNWLIALPILAADLYSSVAYGPEAGITELEPLGPNVKWMIIPITASTVILLAILITSYIMGVIAYPNGGGAYAIGKDNFKKPLISLIAASALLVDYVLTVAVSVSSGIQTMASSYPILSGHETLLSVVCVFIILLVNLRGVSESSKVFAYPTMIFAGCMLFLIGAGFVDETHHGFVQPVTPPFGTIPLGLSLMLLLRAFSSACSALTGIETISNGVPVFREGKTGAIKAYVVLGLVTAFTLLGFAYQLYVKGISVNPNNTMLSQLAGLYFGHGLIYQIIIVFTFVVLILAANSTFTGFPQLAALVAMDRFLPRSLTIRGDKLGYSNGMVVLAALAALLIELFHAQTNALIPLYAIGVFVAFTVAQSGLTIRWLRVKGNLWYIKATINAFGAAVTTVVAIIFAVTKFTTGAWIVLVVLPVLIFLASKIRRHYDEVANELRIDLNQVHPQKHHVLSVVLVSGVHRVVVDTISFAQSTTQDVIALYIGFDDESIEKMEKKWKEWGEPCRLVTVKSEYRSLLYPLSKFIRRLENYEGGKPDHVQLLIGQFVPKRWWHYALHSQTSLLVRAWMLRHKEVVVTTLPYHLHR; translated from the coding sequence ATGTACAAGCAAGCTCTCTGGATTCATCCAGTTGTCATCTCAATTGCAACTATTGCGCTGGCATTTGCCTTATTCAATTTTGGAAACGTAAAGCGCATACTCGTCGGTCGTCCGATGAGGACACGGGAACTGTATCAATCCCATACCAAGCTGAACTGGCTCATTGCACTCCCAATTCTCGCTGCCGATTTATACTCATCTGTGGCGTATGGACCCGAGGCCGGCATCACCGAATTGGAGCCATTGGGCCCAAATGTAAAGTGGATGATTATCCCGATCACAGCATCAACCGTGATCCTGCTCGCAATTCTAATTACATCGTACATAATGGGTGTCATTGCCTATCCAAATGGTGGTGGTGCCTATGCCATAGGCAAGGACAATTTTAAGAAACCTTTGATATCCCTGATTGCGGCAAGTGCATTGCTTGTTGACTATGTACTGACCGTCGCCGTTTCGGTGTCATCCGGCATCCAGACGATGGCTTCTTCGTATCCAATCCTATCTGGGCACGAAACTCTGTTGTCGGTGGTTTGTGTGTTCATCATCTTGTTGGTCAACTTACGTGGGGTCTCGGAGTCCTCAAAGGTTTTTGCTTACCCGACGATGATCTTCGCAGGATGTATGCTCTTCCTAATTGGGGCTGGATTTGTAGATGAAACTCATCATGGATTTGTCCAACCTGTTACACCACCCTTCGGGACGATTCCGCTCGGACTTAGCCTGATGCTTTTGCTTCGAGCATTTAGTTCTGCGTGTTCGGCACTGACTGGTATTGAGACAATATCGAACGGAGTTCCGGTTTTCAGGGAGGGCAAAACGGGAGCAATTAAAGCTTATGTGGTTCTCGGATTGGTTACAGCATTCACGTTACTTGGATTTGCCTATCAATTGTACGTAAAAGGGATTTCAGTCAACCCCAACAATACAATGCTCTCTCAGTTAGCTGGGTTGTACTTCGGGCATGGATTGATTTATCAAATCATCATTGTCTTTACTTTTGTGGTTCTTATTTTGGCCGCCAATTCGACATTTACAGGATTTCCACAGCTTGCAGCTCTAGTAGCGATGGATCGATTTTTGCCACGATCACTCACCATCCGCGGCGATAAATTGGGATACTCAAACGGTATGGTTGTCCTGGCAGCACTAGCAGCCTTATTGATCGAGCTGTTTCATGCGCAGACGAATGCTCTGATCCCGCTTTATGCAATCGGTGTATTTGTCGCGTTTACAGTCGCTCAGTCGGGCTTGACCATCAGATGGCTTCGTGTGAAAGGAAATTTATGGTACATCAAAGCAACCATTAACGCCTTTGGCGCCGCGGTCACAACTGTGGTCGCCATTATTTTTGCCGTAACCAAGTTCACGACTGGGGCTTGGATTGTGCTGGTTGTACTACCGGTCTTGATATTTTTGGCGTCCAAGATTCGACGGCATTACGACGAAGTTGCAAATGAACTTCGAATCGATCTCAATCAGGTTCATCCTCAAAAACATCATGTTCTGTCAGTTGTTCTTGTTTCAGGAGTCCATCGTGTGGTCGTTGATACCATTTCGTTTGCTCAAAGTACAACTCAAGACGTTATTGCGCTATACATTGGGTTTGATGATGAATCCATTGAAAAGATGGAGAAGAAATGGAAGGAATGGGGAGAACCCTGCAGACTTGTCACTGTCAAAAGTGAATACCGCTCTCTGCTCTATCCTTTGTCAAAGTTTATTCGGCGGTTGGAAAATTATGAGGGAGGGAAACCCGACCATGTACAGTTGCTCATCGGTCAGTTTGTCCCCAAAAGATGGTGGCATTATGCATTACATTCGCAGACTTCGCTTCTTGTCCGTGCCTGGATGTTGCGTCACAAGGAGGTTGTTGTTACGACTTTACCGTATCATTTACACCGCTAG
- the ytaF gene encoding sporulation membrane protein YtaF: MLMLLLSALLFSISSNLDNVVVGTAYGIKKIRIGIIANFIIAVVTTTGTFLSMSLGAYIAKFMPPSVSNVLGAAIIVVVGIYFVIQSLIKLIRNTNAKELALKDLSHMVEYAERSDADKSGHIDAKEAFMLALGLTFNNLGTGIAASITGVNIFLTVISTFLISILTIILGYSIGKNVLGRFFGKYAPLIAGVLLIVLGFIEMFN; the protein is encoded by the coding sequence ATGTTAATGCTTCTTTTGTCAGCATTATTGTTCAGTATATCCTCCAATCTTGACAATGTAGTTGTCGGTACTGCTTATGGAATAAAGAAAATCAGGATAGGAATCATTGCAAACTTTATCATTGCGGTTGTAACAACAACAGGAACATTTTTATCGATGTCATTGGGTGCGTATATTGCCAAATTCATGCCACCATCAGTATCAAATGTTTTAGGTGCTGCAATTATTGTGGTTGTGGGTATCTATTTTGTCATACAGAGCCTTATAAAACTAATACGTAACACCAATGCAAAAGAACTGGCATTAAAAGATCTTTCTCATATGGTTGAGTATGCAGAACGTTCAGATGCGGATAAATCGGGTCATATTGATGCGAAAGAAGCGTTTATGTTGGCGTTAGGATTAACATTTAACAATTTAGGGACTGGAATCGCTGCAAGTATCACAGGAGTCAATATTTTTCTCACCGTAATCTCTACATTTCTCATAAGTATATTGACAATTATCCTCGGATACTCCATTGGTAAAAATGTGTTAGGAAGGTTCTTCGGTAAATATGCCCCATTAATTGCAGGTGTTTTGTTAATTGTACTTGGCTTTATCGAAATGTTTAATTGA
- a CDS encoding divalent metal cation transporter translates to MRTNLAIQDTAILDSQHIGDIKGALGTVRVDDNVTRKSWRSRILTLLAIMGPGLIVMVGDNDAGGVATYAQAGQNFGTSLLWVLLLLVPVLIVNQEMVVRLGLVTGVGHARLIFERFGKFWGAFSVGDLFILNVLTIVTEFIGIRMAMSHFGVKPWVSVALASILLIGMTATGSFRRWERFMYVMVIANFLVIPLVLMTHPTARPVVTGFLLPGVHGGFTSDALLLIIGMVGTTVAPWQLFFQQSNVIDKRLTPRWLSYERFDTVIGSVVVVVGATALIVTTAFAFQGTTLAGQFVNAGTVIAGLSLHVGAVAGDLFAIILLNASLIGAAAVTLSTSYAFGDVFGTKHSLHRNIKEGWSFYVVYGIIILVSAGIVVIPHAPLGLITTGVQALAGILLPSATVFLLLLCNDKAVLGPWVNRPWLNIIGSVIVGVLVVLSLILAIATFFPSVNVQVLSLVSAGVLFVGLVAAGLVWYRRRSPVKPMYGEEDRHTWRMPPLGKLPKVIWSPTQKLAMATLRGYLVIAVIMLVVKIVQLSIGG, encoded by the coding sequence ATGCGCACAAATTTGGCAATTCAAGACACGGCTATACTGGACAGCCAGCATATTGGTGACATCAAAGGCGCACTTGGTACAGTGCGTGTTGACGATAATGTAACTCGTAAGAGCTGGCGGTCCCGTATACTGACCCTGCTCGCCATCATGGGTCCTGGACTCATCGTGATGGTTGGTGACAATGACGCAGGCGGCGTGGCGACCTACGCTCAAGCAGGGCAAAACTTTGGCACAAGCCTTCTCTGGGTGTTACTGCTTCTGGTACCGGTGCTGATTGTGAATCAAGAAATGGTGGTTCGTCTTGGTCTAGTAACTGGAGTTGGCCATGCCAGGTTGATTTTTGAGCGGTTCGGGAAGTTCTGGGGAGCCTTCTCAGTTGGTGACTTGTTCATCCTGAACGTCCTGACCATTGTTACAGAATTTATCGGTATCCGCATGGCGATGTCCCATTTCGGCGTTAAGCCTTGGGTTTCAGTTGCACTTGCATCCATTTTACTCATTGGCATGACGGCTACCGGTAGTTTTCGCCGCTGGGAGCGATTTATGTATGTGATGGTTATCGCTAATTTTCTGGTCATACCTCTTGTACTCATGACCCATCCAACTGCTCGCCCAGTAGTTACAGGTTTTTTGCTACCGGGAGTGCATGGTGGGTTCACCTCGGACGCACTGCTTCTCATCATTGGTATGGTGGGGACGACAGTGGCACCGTGGCAGTTGTTTTTTCAGCAATCAAACGTGATCGACAAGAGGCTGACACCCCGGTGGTTGTCTTATGAGCGGTTCGATACAGTAATTGGTTCTGTTGTTGTGGTGGTTGGAGCAACTGCACTCATCGTAACGACTGCATTTGCATTCCAGGGAACCACCCTGGCTGGACAATTTGTGAATGCCGGCACTGTGATTGCTGGATTGTCGCTGCATGTTGGAGCGGTGGCCGGTGATTTGTTTGCAATCATTTTGCTGAATGCATCCTTGATTGGCGCTGCGGCAGTTACCCTATCGACTTCGTATGCGTTTGGTGATGTGTTTGGTACAAAACATTCATTGCACCGGAACATCAAGGAAGGCTGGAGCTTTTACGTGGTGTACGGCATCATCATTTTGGTTTCCGCTGGCATCGTCGTCATCCCACATGCTCCGCTTGGGCTTATCACAACTGGAGTACAAGCTTTGGCAGGCATTCTGCTCCCAAGCGCGACCGTGTTTTTGTTACTTCTGTGCAATGACAAAGCTGTTTTAGGACCTTGGGTTAATCGTCCGTGGTTGAATATCATCGGTAGTGTAATTGTCGGTGTGTTGGTTGTACTTTCGTTGATTTTAGCCATTGCAACGTTCTTTCCGAGTGTCAACGTCCAGGTATTAAGCCTTGTTTCAGCTGGCGTACTATTCGTTGGGCTTGTGGCAGCTGGCCTAGTATGGTATCGGAGGCGTTCACCAGTCAAACCGATGTACGGAGAAGAAGACCGGCACACTTGGCGAATGCCTCCGCTTGGCAAACTGCCGAAGGTAATATGGTCTCCGACACAAAAGCTCGCCATGGCGACCCTTCGTGGTTATCTGGTGATAGCAGTCATTATGCTTGTCGTAAAGATTGTTCAACTATCCATTGGAGGTTAA
- a CDS encoding cation transporter yields the protein MSTHAISVKKGIHIEIVSIIWMVIEAAVAIGAGTSAHSLSLTAFGADSIIELVAGAVLLWRLMIEAQGAGLAHVQRAEKSSSWVVGIALLALAVYVVAASIVKLITHQGAETSFWGIGLATASGIIMPYLSRAKKRIGSEIGSKALRSDGSCSIVCAYMAWIVLAGVILTALLGWWWIDAIAALGLVYYVVKEGWEAVQEARGNEDVCDRGCGY from the coding sequence ATGTCGACGCATGCGATATCGGTAAAGAAAGGTATCCACATTGAAATTGTCTCAATCATCTGGATGGTGATTGAAGCGGCAGTTGCAATCGGAGCAGGTACTAGTGCTCACTCATTATCATTGACAGCGTTTGGTGCAGACAGCATTATCGAGCTTGTTGCGGGTGCGGTCTTACTTTGGAGATTAATGATAGAAGCACAGGGAGCGGGCCTTGCTCACGTGCAGAGGGCGGAGAAATCATCGTCCTGGGTAGTAGGGATTGCATTGCTTGCGCTTGCTGTGTACGTCGTCGCGGCTTCCATTGTTAAACTTATCACCCACCAAGGAGCGGAAACGAGTTTTTGGGGAATAGGATTGGCGACAGCTTCAGGAATAATCATGCCGTACCTATCGAGAGCCAAGAAACGAATCGGCTCCGAAATCGGTAGTAAGGCACTGCGCTCAGACGGATCGTGCAGTATCGTTTGTGCGTACATGGCGTGGATAGTTCTAGCTGGTGTAATTCTGACTGCACTTCTCGGTTGGTGGTGGATTGACGCCATCGCTGCACTTGGACTTGTTTACTACGTGGTTAAAGAAGGCTGGGAAGCCGTTCAAGAGGCACGCGGAAATGAGGATGTCTGCGACCGTGGGTGTGGTTATTGA
- a CDS encoding cation transporter: MNEHHHDHDHGDVLHSHAPARKMKLAFFLTLIILVVEVLGGWQSHSLALLSDAGHVLTDIAAIGLSWYAVKQSEKPPNEGMTFGYYRAGILAAFINGVTLILITIWILWEAYGRFQHPEHVMPTWMFASASVGLAMNLYLGLGMRREENVNVKSAVLHMLGDAAASAGVIIGGIIILFTHWYAIDPILSVLIALLIAFGAWRIIKQTIGVLMEGTPADVEIINVVEAITSVPGIQHVHDLHVWTITSGRNALSCHVVVDGKLTVENTQNLLREAVHKLVHLGLGHVTIQTEDPTHLHDESILCQDGGIAGHRH; the protein is encoded by the coding sequence ATGAATGAACACCATCATGATCACGACCATGGAGATGTACTTCATTCCCATGCTCCAGCCAGGAAAATGAAACTGGCGTTTTTCTTAACGCTAATCATTCTCGTTGTGGAAGTACTTGGAGGGTGGCAATCACACAGTTTGGCATTATTGTCGGATGCAGGACACGTCCTCACGGATATTGCTGCTATCGGTTTATCCTGGTATGCCGTGAAGCAATCTGAGAAGCCCCCGAACGAAGGCATGACATTTGGATATTATCGAGCGGGTATTTTGGCTGCCTTCATCAACGGTGTCACACTTATACTCATCACCATCTGGATTTTGTGGGAGGCGTATGGCCGCTTTCAGCATCCAGAACATGTGATGCCTACTTGGATGTTTGCCAGTGCGAGTGTAGGGCTTGCGATGAACTTGTATCTTGGCCTTGGCATGAGACGTGAAGAAAACGTCAACGTAAAGAGTGCCGTGCTTCATATGCTTGGAGATGCCGCCGCTTCCGCTGGAGTTATCATCGGTGGCATCATCATCTTGTTTACACATTGGTACGCTATTGACCCTATCCTCAGCGTACTCATCGCCCTCCTCATTGCGTTCGGTGCCTGGAGAATTATCAAGCAGACAATCGGTGTTTTGATGGAAGGAACACCTGCTGATGTGGAGATCATCAACGTTGTAGAAGCGATCACATCGGTACCAGGTATCCAGCACGTACACGACTTGCATGTTTGGACCATCACCAGTGGAAGAAATGCGTTATCGTGCCATGTAGTCGTAGATGGAAAGTTAACCGTTGAAAATACGCAAAATTTACTTCGTGAAGCGGTACACAAACTGGTTCATCTCGGACTTGGGCATGTGACCATTCAGACAGAAGACCCTACACATCTACATGATGAATCCATTCTTTGCCAGGACGGTGGGATCGCCGGCCATCGTCACTGA